One stretch of Juglans microcarpa x Juglans regia isolate MS1-56 chromosome 3D, Jm3101_v1.0, whole genome shotgun sequence DNA includes these proteins:
- the LOC121254716 gene encoding FCS-Like Zinc finger 5-like, with translation MLLGKRQRHPVKRTTSMTEMTFDLNTTGVGAAAAAAAQSDPQNPFNLQRNPGHDGLDHQRFLPATVSPKNFRRNSAEFVETTSAHFLRSCSLCKRRLVPGRDIYMYRGDSAFCSLECRQQQMNQDERMENCSLVSKIEAAAPSIPARPQVISTKGETVAAL, from the exons ATGTTGCTGGGGAAGAGGCAACGCCACCCTGTGAAAAGGACGACGAGCATGACGGAGATGACCTTTGATCTAAACACGACCGGCGTCGgcgctgctgctgctgctgctgcacaGTCCGATCCTCAGAACCCCTTCAATCTCCAGAGAAACCCCGGTCATGATGGGCTAGATCACCAGCGGTTCCTGCCGGCCACAGTCTCACCCAAAAACTTTAGGCGCAATTCGGCCGAGTTTGTCGAGACCACCTCCGCTCACTTCTTAAGGTCTTGCTCCCTCTGCAAGCGCCGCTTGGTCCCTGGTCGCGACATCTACATGTATAG GGGTGACAGTGCTTTCTGCAGTCTGGAGTGCCGGCAGCAACAGATGAATCAAGATGAGAGAATGGAAAACTGTTCATTGGTTTCCAAGATAGAAGCAGCAGCGCCGTCCATTCCCGCACGTCCCCAAGTGATCTCCACCAAAGGCGAGACCGTCGCCGCTTTGTAG